Proteins encoded within one genomic window of Phycisphaerales bacterium:
- a CDS encoding RNA-binding protein, which yields MKLYVGNLSFEVTENDLREMFEPYGAATATIVTDRDTGRARGFGFVEIPDASQGNKAIAEMNGKNMNGRDLTVNEARPREARSGGYSGGRGGGGGRGR from the coding sequence ATGAAACTGTACGTAGGAAATCTTTCGTTCGAAGTCACCGAGAACGATCTGCGCGAAATGTTCGAGCCTTACGGCGCCGCGACGGCGACCATCGTCACCGATCGCGACACCGGCCGCGCACGCGGCTTCGGCTTTGTCGAGATCCCCGACGCCTCGCAGGGCAACAAGGCCATCGCCGAGATGAACGGCAAGAACATGAACGGCCGCGACCTGACGGTCAACGAAGCCAGGCCGCGCGAGGCCCGCAGTGGCGGGTACTCCGGCGGCCGCGGCGGCGGCGGCGGTCGCGGCAGGTAA
- a CDS encoding M20/M25/M40 family metallo-hydrolase, producing MLEHVGFVRVRRFSAALGLCLAAMLPGCAASEESNAHLGPDVSIAEHGWSAEVMRIIDEGKNNNQVMEHLTYLTQEIGPRLTGSTRAKVANEWQAELFRSWGLQNVEVREWGTIPVGFDRGPSYGRMIGAQGGDREFEFSWPAWSPGTNGPVRGTVYREPSNQEEFDAIAENLKGAWILQPAKARGSRRGVVETSGATPTDWLAKCKEAGIAGVISAARGGEIVHTSGRFRDVDLENLPTWTNISVRRSDYDAMNSRIADGEEVVVEFDCQATFIPGPVPCYNVIAEIPGTEKPDEVVIISAHTDSWDGPGSQGTVDNGTGTCVTLEAARILAASGVRPKRTIRFILWTGEEQGLLGSRAYVDTLSEEELSKISAVFVDDGGTNYEGGLQVVEPMAPMLIEATAPVNDAFPDMPVEVHINPRMPRGGASDHASFNAKGVPGFFWDEVGRANYRYAWHTQNDKLDQAIPEYLVQSSTCAAITAFNVANAETLLPREVRGTEEEEQTEEGPRRRRPAEEGNSNSGGSN from the coding sequence ATGCTCGAACATGTTGGTTTTGTCCGTGTCCGTCGATTCAGTGCCGCCCTCGGACTTTGCCTGGCTGCCATGCTGCCCGGCTGCGCCGCCAGCGAAGAGTCCAACGCCCATCTGGGGCCGGATGTGTCGATCGCCGAGCACGGGTGGTCCGCGGAAGTAATGCGGATCATCGATGAGGGCAAGAACAACAACCAGGTGATGGAGCACCTGACTTACCTGACCCAGGAGATCGGCCCGCGCCTCACCGGCTCGACCCGCGCGAAAGTGGCCAACGAGTGGCAGGCGGAACTCTTCCGCTCGTGGGGGCTGCAGAACGTCGAGGTTCGGGAGTGGGGAACGATTCCGGTCGGCTTCGATCGCGGGCCCTCGTATGGCCGCATGATCGGAGCCCAGGGCGGGGATCGCGAGTTCGAATTCTCATGGCCGGCGTGGAGCCCGGGAACCAATGGTCCGGTGCGCGGCACCGTCTACCGCGAGCCGAGCAATCAGGAGGAGTTTGACGCGATCGCTGAGAATCTCAAGGGCGCGTGGATCCTGCAGCCGGCGAAGGCGCGCGGCTCGCGGCGCGGCGTCGTCGAGACCTCAGGCGCCACGCCTACGGACTGGCTCGCCAAGTGCAAGGAAGCCGGGATCGCCGGGGTGATTTCCGCAGCGCGAGGCGGCGAGATCGTGCACACGAGCGGGCGATTCCGGGATGTGGACCTTGAAAACCTGCCGACGTGGACCAACATCAGCGTCCGCCGCTCCGACTACGACGCGATGAACAGCCGCATCGCCGACGGCGAGGAAGTGGTCGTGGAGTTCGACTGCCAGGCAACGTTCATACCTGGCCCGGTCCCCTGCTACAACGTGATCGCCGAAATCCCCGGCACGGAGAAGCCTGACGAGGTCGTGATCATCTCCGCGCACACGGACAGTTGGGATGGCCCCGGCTCGCAGGGCACGGTGGATAATGGGACGGGCACGTGCGTCACGCTCGAGGCGGCGCGGATTCTTGCCGCCAGCGGCGTGCGGCCCAAGCGGACCATCCGCTTCATCCTGTGGACCGGCGAAGAGCAGGGTCTGCTTGGCTCGCGGGCGTACGTCGATACGCTCAGCGAGGAGGAACTGTCGAAGATCTCGGCGGTGTTCGTGGATGACGGCGGCACGAACTACGAGGGCGGCCTGCAGGTGGTCGAGCCGATGGCGCCGATGCTCATCGAAGCGACCGCGCCGGTAAACGACGCCTTCCCCGACATGCCCGTCGAAGTGCACATCAACCCGCGCATGCCGCGCGGCGGAGCGAGCGATCACGCCTCGTTCAACGCCAAGGGCGTGCCGGGATTCTTCTGGGACGAGGTCGGCCGGGCGAACTACCGCTACGCGTGGCACACGCAGAACGACAAGCTGGACCAGGCGATTCCCGAGTACCTCGTGCAGTCGTCAACGTGCGCTGCGATCACGGCGTTCAACGTCGCCAACGCCGAGACCCTGCTGCCCCGCGAGGTGCGCGGCACCGAAGAGGAGGAGCAGACCGAAGAGGGGCCCCGTCGCCGCCGGCCGGCGGAAGAGGGCAACTCCAACAGCGGCGGCAGCAACTGA
- a CDS encoding type II secretion system F family protein, translated as MGVFTYRARDLRGELIDGTINSESIMEASRILRAEGKYVLDITPGVIKSMESRVEQIRTAEAARRVSRPDVIEFCHQICVMLEAGVPLGDALEAFNEVGQTTPFRRISRAIQDEVHSGATLSSAMSRWPRVFPPITVTLVKASEASGTMALMLGRVAKYMTKEVKTAKQIRGALAYPCVMILLSLGITAFLVTVVLPRFATIYAKRAAMLPLPTKMMLAMSNYLQHNWIPIVLGVGAVGFATVIFMRTRQGRRMLDWTKLHVPVIGSMYRQLFLTRSARTMATLLVSGVDLLEAVSITRGITNNCYYQLLWKQVEFDLEQGRSLSNAFSQSKLIHPSVVRMISAGEHTGRLGPVMEQIGATAEDELDDAITRVTQFIEPTMIAIMGAVVGFVAIAMLLPIMTISKVIK; from the coding sequence ATGGGCGTCTTCACCTATCGCGCGCGGGATCTTCGGGGCGAGTTGATCGACGGAACGATCAATTCCGAATCGATCATGGAAGCCAGCCGCATCCTGCGCGCCGAAGGCAAGTACGTGCTCGACATCACGCCCGGCGTCATCAAGTCGATGGAGAGCCGCGTCGAGCAGATCCGGACCGCGGAAGCGGCGCGCCGCGTCTCCCGCCCCGACGTGATCGAATTCTGCCACCAGATCTGCGTCATGCTTGAGGCGGGCGTGCCGCTTGGCGATGCGCTCGAAGCGTTCAATGAGGTCGGCCAGACGACTCCGTTCCGCCGAATCTCCCGCGCCATCCAGGACGAAGTTCATTCGGGTGCGACGCTCTCCTCGGCCATGTCCCGCTGGCCGCGCGTCTTTCCGCCCATCACGGTCACGCTCGTCAAGGCGTCAGAAGCCTCGGGCACGATGGCGCTCATGCTCGGCCGCGTTGCCAAGTACATGACCAAGGAAGTCAAGACCGCCAAGCAGATCCGCGGCGCGCTCGCCTACCCCTGCGTCATGATCCTGCTCTCTCTGGGAATCACCGCGTTTCTCGTCACGGTCGTGCTCCCGCGCTTTGCGACGATCTACGCCAAGCGCGCCGCGATGCTGCCGCTGCCAACGAAGATGATGCTGGCCATGAGCAACTACCTCCAGCACAACTGGATCCCGATTGTGCTCGGCGTGGGCGCCGTCGGCTTCGCCACCGTCATCTTCATGCGCACCCGGCAGGGAAGGCGGATGCTCGACTGGACCAAACTGCACGTGCCCGTCATCGGGAGCATGTACCGCCAGTTGTTCCTCACGCGCAGCGCCCGCACCATGGCCACGCTGCTCGTTTCAGGCGTCGATCTGCTCGAAGCCGTCTCCATCACGCGCGGCATCACCAACAACTGCTACTACCAGTTGCTCTGGAAGCAGGTCGAGTTCGATCTCGAGCAGGGTCGATCGCTGAGCAACGCGTTTTCGCAGAGCAAACTCATCCATCCCAGTGTCGTGCGAATGATCTCCGCCGGCGAACACACCGGCCGCCTCGGACCGGTCATGGAGCAGATCGGCGCCACGGCCGAGGATGAACTCGATGACGCCATCACGCGCGTCACGCAATTCATCGAACCGACGATGATCGCCATCATGGGCGCCGTGGTCGGTTTCGTGGCCATCGCCATGCTTCTACCCATCATGACGATCTCCAAGGTCATCAAGTAA
- the tadA gene encoding Flp pilus assembly complex ATPase component TadA: MIQATAATDRCSLRDGTKMQLGEMLLDRGLLTEAQLKEALAGQGEGGHRKLLGEVLVEMGYVTEDQVLSVLAEAYGVPYAKVSPKLADPKVIESLPREFLETHGVLPLFHVRGRLTVAVAEPANLYLVEEITRLSNCDVQIVASAATDIQNTLRQYLPDANVFVIDDIYQELNDDDFAVVERQITELSKLEEVAGHSPVVKLVNFLIYSAVQEGASDIHIEPENGRLRVRYRVDGRLYQKISPPPAMQLAIVSRIKIMSGMDISERRLPQDGDIHVMLDGRPVDLRVSTMPGKNGEKVVVRIIDSSNAIVNVEKLGFTPDMLKTWRGIVSQPNGVVLVTGPTGSGKSTTLYSALVELNSEEINISTVEDPVEAGIVGINQFQVNEKAGFTFASALRSMLRQDPDVIMVGEIRDTETARIVTQAALTGHLVLSTLHTNDAPSAVTRLINLGVEPYLVAAIVRGVLAQRLVRKICVHCKEPLEVDAISRKAVEQSIGKFETLYHGVGCAKCRNTGYSGRVGIFELFIPSEHVLEAISKGANLHELRTVLGKIKYVNLRQDGLRKAVEGLTTVEEVFYSTAL, encoded by the coding sequence ATGATTCAAGCAACCGCGGCCACCGATCGCTGCTCGCTCCGCGACGGCACCAAGATGCAACTCGGCGAGATGCTCCTCGATCGGGGACTGCTCACCGAGGCGCAACTCAAAGAGGCCCTCGCCGGCCAGGGCGAAGGCGGACACCGCAAACTGCTCGGCGAAGTGCTCGTCGAGATGGGATACGTGACGGAAGACCAGGTCCTCTCCGTCCTTGCCGAGGCTTACGGCGTCCCGTACGCCAAGGTGTCGCCCAAACTGGCCGACCCAAAAGTCATCGAGTCGCTGCCGCGTGAATTCCTCGAGACGCACGGCGTGCTGCCACTCTTTCACGTGCGCGGGCGCCTCACCGTCGCCGTCGCCGAACCCGCCAATCTCTACCTCGTCGAGGAAATCACCCGGCTGAGCAACTGCGACGTGCAGATCGTCGCCAGCGCCGCCACCGACATTCAGAACACCCTCCGGCAATACCTGCCCGACGCCAACGTCTTCGTCATTGACGACATCTACCAGGAGTTGAACGACGACGACTTCGCCGTCGTCGAGCGCCAGATCACCGAACTGTCGAAACTCGAAGAGGTCGCCGGACACTCGCCGGTCGTCAAACTCGTCAACTTTCTCATCTACTCGGCGGTGCAGGAAGGCGCTTCGGACATCCACATCGAGCCGGAGAACGGGCGCCTGCGCGTCCGCTACCGCGTGGACGGGCGGCTGTACCAGAAGATCAGCCCGCCGCCGGCGATGCAACTGGCCATCGTCAGCCGCATCAAGATCATGTCGGGCATGGACATTTCGGAGCGCCGCCTGCCTCAGGACGGCGACATTCACGTCATGCTCGACGGCCGGCCCGTGGACCTGCGCGTCTCGACCATGCCCGGCAAGAACGGCGAGAAGGTCGTCGTCCGCATCATCGACTCGAGTAACGCCATCGTCAACGTCGAGAAGCTCGGCTTCACGCCAGACATGCTCAAAACCTGGCGCGGCATCGTGAGCCAGCCCAACGGCGTCGTGCTGGTCACCGGCCCCACAGGCAGCGGAAAGTCAACGACGCTCTACTCCGCCCTCGTCGAACTCAACTCCGAAGAAATCAACATCAGCACGGTCGAAGACCCCGTCGAGGCGGGCATCGTCGGCATCAACCAGTTCCAGGTAAACGAAAAAGCCGGCTTCACCTTCGCATCCGCGCTGCGTTCGATGCTGCGGCAGGACCCGGATGTCATCATGGTCGGCGAGATCCGCGACACGGAAACGGCGCGCATCGTCACCCAGGCCGCGCTGACCGGCCACCTCGTGCTCAGCACGCTGCACACCAACGACGCCCCCAGCGCCGTGACGCGGCTGATCAACCTCGGCGTCGAACCGTACCTCGTGGCCGCCATCGTACGAGGCGTGCTCGCGCAGCGGCTGGTCCGCAAGATCTGCGTGCACTGCAAAGAGCCGCTCGAAGTGGACGCCATCTCGCGCAAGGCCGTCGAACAGTCGATCGGCAAATTCGAGACGCTGTACCACGGCGTCGGCTGCGCCAAGTGCCGCAACACCGGCTACTCGGGCCGCGTGGGCATCTTCGAACTCTTCATTCCCAGCGAGCACGTGCTCGAAGCCATCAGCAAGGGAGCAAACCTGCACGAACTGCGGACCGTGCTCGGCAAGATCAAGTACGTCAACCTGCGCCAGGACGGCCTGCGCAAGGCGGTTGAAGGCCTGACAACGGTCGAGGAAGTCTTCTATTCAACGGCGCTGTGA
- a CDS encoding STAS domain-containing protein, translating into MKLKYEDHDKISIVSIEGEMTHDHIDSFRRTVTERINKGTRDFVLQVQKMTFIDSAGLESLLWLQEAAAEHLGQIRVVAPEENIRKILEITRLQHQFDMHEEVTDAIRSLR; encoded by the coding sequence ATGAAACTCAAGTACGAAGACCACGACAAGATCTCGATCGTCTCCATCGAAGGCGAGATGACGCACGACCATATCGATTCGTTCCGGCGAACCGTCACGGAGCGCATCAACAAGGGGACGCGCGACTTCGTCCTGCAGGTGCAGAAAATGACCTTCATCGACAGCGCCGGGCTCGAATCGCTGCTCTGGCTGCAGGAAGCCGCCGCTGAGCACCTGGGCCAGATCCGCGTCGTCGCGCCCGAAGAGAATATCCGCAAGATCCTCGAGATCACGCGGCTCCAGCATCAGTTTGACATGCATGAAGAAGTGACCGACGCAATTCGCAGTCTGCGCTGA
- a CDS encoding HD-GYP domain-containing protein produces the protein MTHAASPNPLDRPDLREVLTHLALRCHSLPAAVMAAGPALEDPRVLENQFAWLFDLLGGAPEVVKLVTAQFGCEIESARGLALEAPLLLIVLPILQRRRRVGQVVCLTPERELANHPMLASLAVNRTPGGSDPRAQLLVQPLPDRSAVPTLIQAIDWWLHDLCELREAAGHIESFGRQLTDAYEELALLQKVSRNMNVVRQPRQFLDSVCKDLLEVMPYRWTALKLSEKKQGCDDFADLLFRAGDLTCDRQQLLRVINGIISTRCDGKPIVREEGLTCDCPELESLERSIIVQPLADDDVVYGALVAGGKIGEEAQVNSFDLKILGATAEHVRIFLDNVGLYDGLQKMFLGTLEAITASIDAKDRYTCGHSRRVAYLSRELAIQAGLDHAVVERVHIAGLVHDVGKIGVPEAVLSKPGRLTDDEFDMIKKHPEIGVRILRDIPNFDDIIPGVMSHHERFDGRGYPHQLKGSEIPLFGRIVGIADAFDAMSSTRTYRRALSSDDVLAEMRRCAGSQFDPDLIPHFLRINFAVYEQMRDHDRALEQQSGVAA, from the coding sequence ATGACCCATGCCGCCTCGCCGAATCCTCTTGATCGACCCGATCTGCGGGAGGTGCTCACGCATCTTGCGCTGCGGTGTCACTCGCTCCCCGCGGCGGTCATGGCGGCGGGGCCGGCGCTTGAAGATCCGCGCGTGCTGGAGAACCAGTTCGCCTGGCTCTTCGATCTGCTCGGCGGCGCGCCGGAGGTCGTGAAACTCGTCACCGCCCAGTTCGGATGTGAAATCGAATCCGCTCGCGGACTGGCGCTCGAGGCGCCCTTGCTGCTCATCGTGCTGCCCATCCTCCAGCGCCGCCGGCGCGTGGGCCAGGTCGTCTGCCTGACGCCGGAGCGCGAACTGGCCAATCATCCGATGCTCGCGTCGCTGGCGGTGAATCGAACGCCCGGCGGCAGCGATCCGCGCGCCCAACTCCTCGTGCAGCCGCTGCCGGACCGCAGCGCCGTGCCGACGCTCATTCAGGCCATCGACTGGTGGCTGCACGACCTGTGCGAACTTCGCGAAGCCGCAGGACACATCGAATCGTTCGGCCGCCAGTTGACAGACGCCTACGAGGAACTTGCGCTGCTCCAGAAGGTCAGCCGGAACATGAACGTGGTGCGCCAGCCGCGCCAGTTCCTCGATTCCGTGTGCAAAGACCTGCTCGAGGTCATGCCCTACCGCTGGACCGCGCTGAAACTGAGCGAGAAAAAGCAGGGGTGCGACGACTTTGCCGACCTGCTCTTCCGGGCCGGCGATCTCACCTGCGACCGCCAGCAACTGCTCCGCGTGATCAACGGCATCATCTCCACGCGCTGCGACGGCAAACCGATCGTCCGCGAGGAAGGCCTCACCTGCGACTGTCCCGAACTCGAGTCACTCGAACGGTCCATCATCGTCCAGCCGCTCGCTGACGATGACGTTGTCTACGGCGCCCTGGTCGCGGGCGGCAAGATCGGCGAAGAGGCGCAGGTCAATTCGTTTGATCTGAAGATCCTCGGCGCCACGGCCGAGCACGTGCGCATCTTCCTCGACAACGTCGGCCTCTACGACGGCCTGCAGAAAATGTTCCTCGGCACGCTCGAAGCGATCACCGCGTCCATCGACGCCAAGGATCGCTACACCTGCGGCCACTCGCGTCGCGTGGCGTATCTGAGTCGCGAACTGGCCATCCAGGCGGGACTCGATCACGCCGTGGTCGAGCGCGTTCACATCGCCGGGCTCGTGCACGACGTGGGCAAGATCGGCGTCCCCGAAGCGGTGCTCTCCAAGCCCGGCCGCCTGACCGACGACGAATTCGACATGATCAAGAAGCACCCGGAAATCGGCGTGCGCATCCTCCGCGACATTCCCAACTTTGACGACATCATCCCGGGGGTCATGTCGCACCACGAACGCTTCGACGGGCGCGGCTACCCGCACCAACTCAAGGGGAGCGAAATCCCGCTCTTCGGCCGCATCGTCGGCATCGCGGACGCATTCGACGCCATGAGTTCGACGCGCACCTACCGCCGCGCTCTCTCGTCGGACGATGTGCTGGCGGAGATGCGGCGCTGCGCCGGCAGCCAGTTCGACCCGGACCTGATTCCACATTTCCTCAGAATCAATTTCGCTGTCTACGAGCAGATGCGCGACCATGATCGCGCTCTCGAGCAGCAGAGCGGAGTGGCGGCATGA
- a CDS encoding response regulator yields MGQHSGKRQGKTRILVVDDETYIQHVVHLKLSNAGYEVLTASDGEEGLQMATEEQPDLIITDYQMPFLTGLEMCQRLQQNPATASIPVIMLTARGFALDDADLRSVNILKCLGKPFSPRELVACVGAAVGDKTVA; encoded by the coding sequence ATGGGTCAGCACAGCGGCAAGCGGCAGGGCAAGACGCGGATTCTCGTCGTCGATGATGAGACCTACATCCAGCACGTGGTGCACCTGAAACTCTCCAACGCCGGCTACGAAGTGCTTACCGCTTCGGATGGCGAAGAGGGTCTGCAGATGGCCACCGAAGAACAGCCCGACCTCATCATCACCGACTACCAGATGCCGTTTCTCACCGGCCTGGAGATGTGCCAGCGCCTCCAGCAGAATCCCGCGACCGCTTCGATTCCCGTCATCATGCTGACCGCGCGCGGCTTCGCGCTCGACGACGCCGACTTGCGGTCGGTCAACATCCTCAAGTGTCTCGGCAAACCCTTCAGCCCAAGAGAACTCGTCGCCTGCGTCGGAGCCGCAGTCGGCGACAAAACCGTTGCATGA
- a CDS encoding PAS domain-containing protein: MRLAWMISLCVGAAALLATLLSVLAVTALGPGLASLHLSTVLIQAAVAGALGAAGGWAGGWLLSGQLVRLGAILSTADATEAPTTRLVAPLDGLARRHLEVIEELAAESRNAKSQVRQIEIRKHLAQTEVEHLSGVLHSLRDAVLVTNEFNELVMANEAAASLFKFDRESALNKPIAQVLPEKAIVALIGEAAEAGNTSSRKHTECILPRDPEPLNLEVSLSSLAADAANEAASVVTILHDITQERQVSRMKNEFVSKASHELRTPLSSIKAYVEMLLDGEAKSEKDRREFYEIIQHEAERLGRMIDNMLNISRIEAGMITATWETVDIIPIAQEAVELLKPQAAEKDISIHFQRPHQACHAEIDRDMIKQVITNLISNAIKYTPEGGRVTVAPDLTDCDRSVIVSVNDTGLGIPPESLPKLFSKFYRVNKHERVAKGTGLGLNLVKQIVEAVHHGEVGVESEVGKGSRFWFIVPCKQGA; the protein is encoded by the coding sequence ATGAGACTGGCGTGGATGATCTCCCTGTGCGTCGGCGCGGCGGCGCTGCTCGCCACGTTGCTCAGCGTCCTGGCGGTAACGGCGCTGGGCCCGGGGCTGGCGTCGCTGCATCTGTCCACCGTGCTCATCCAGGCCGCAGTTGCCGGCGCTCTCGGGGCTGCCGGCGGTTGGGCGGGCGGCTGGCTGCTCAGCGGGCAGCTGGTGCGCCTTGGCGCGATCCTCTCCACCGCCGATGCCACCGAAGCCCCGACGACCCGGCTCGTGGCGCCGCTTGACGGCCTTGCCCGGCGGCACCTCGAAGTGATCGAAGAACTCGCCGCCGAGTCCCGCAACGCCAAATCGCAGGTTCGCCAGATCGAGATCCGCAAGCACCTGGCCCAGACCGAGGTTGAACACCTTTCCGGCGTGCTGCACTCGCTCCGCGACGCCGTACTGGTGACCAACGAGTTCAACGAACTCGTCATGGCCAACGAGGCGGCGGCATCGCTGTTCAAGTTCGACCGCGAAAGCGCACTCAACAAGCCGATCGCGCAGGTGCTGCCCGAAAAGGCCATCGTCGCGCTTATCGGCGAGGCGGCCGAGGCGGGCAACACCTCATCGCGCAAGCACACCGAGTGCATCCTGCCCCGCGATCCCGAGCCGCTCAATCTTGAAGTCTCGCTCTCTTCCCTGGCCGCAGACGCCGCAAACGAGGCGGCAAGCGTGGTGACGATCCTGCACGACATCACGCAGGAGCGCCAGGTCAGCCGCATGAAGAACGAGTTTGTGAGCAAGGCGAGCCACGAACTGCGCACGCCGCTCAGCTCGATCAAGGCCTACGTCGAGATGCTGCTCGACGGCGAAGCGAAGAGCGAGAAGGACCGCCGCGAGTTCTACGAGATCATCCAGCACGAAGCCGAGCGCCTCGGCCGCATGATCGACAACATGCTCAACATCAGCCGCATCGAGGCGGGCATGATCACGGCGACGTGGGAGACAGTGGACATCATTCCCATCGCCCAGGAGGCGGTGGAACTGCTCAAGCCTCAGGCCGCCGAGAAGGACATCAGCATCCACTTCCAGCGGCCGCACCAGGCTTGCCATGCCGAGATCGACCGCGACATGATCAAGCAGGTCATCACGAACCTGATCTCCAACGCGATCAAGTACACGCCCGAGGGCGGGCGCGTGACTGTCGCGCCGGATCTGACGGACTGCGATCGGTCGGTCATCGTCTCGGTGAATGACACGGGTCTGGGCATCCCGCCCGAGTCGCTGCCGAAACTGTTCAGCAAGTTCTATCGCGTGAACAAGCACGAGCGCGTGGCCAAGGGCACCGGCCTGGGTCTCAATCTCGTGAAGCAGATCGTCGAGGCCGTGCATCACGGCGAAGTTGGCGTCGAAAGTGAAGTCGGCAAGGGAAGCCGCTTCTGGTTCATTGTCCCATGCAAGCAGGGAGCGTAA
- a CDS encoding tetratricopeptide repeat protein, with translation MTISTMFKVLTLGCAAAALSLSGCATHTAGEQARIDANTRLNTNKAELGAQQARQDFEVGNLKNALFNINGAIELSPDNPSYHIMQGRILIEMNHLDPAMQALRQATTLDPNGGDAHYYAGLIYQRWSDLANAVEEYQAALRTNPTNADYMLASLETLISMRRLDEAEALIESSRPHFENNAAVRRSQGHLAMLRDQPVLAAEHFQKALLLNPDDKSIIEVLILAYMKAGNFAKAEYYLDQLFRESEFAQRPDLRHLKALCLAANDRLVEARSVYLKLVDDDPSDPQIWFELGSVAFKLGDMRRVQNVVSRTMAVWPNRFESYMLRGMVLEHENRLDEAITNYQKACSLRPQHEEPYLLLGLALQAKGLDAEAGKAFQMARMVAPKSERAQSLVTLAGVETDANLDESPNR, from the coding sequence ATGACCATTTCCACGATGTTCAAAGTCCTCACGCTCGGATGTGCGGCGGCGGCGCTCAGCCTCAGCGGCTGCGCCACCCACACCGCAGGCGAGCAGGCTCGCATCGACGCCAACACGCGCCTGAACACCAACAAGGCCGAACTCGGCGCCCAGCAGGCGCGGCAGGACTTCGAGGTCGGCAACCTCAAGAACGCGCTGTTCAACATCAACGGCGCCATCGAACTCTCGCCGGACAACCCGTCCTACCACATCATGCAGGGCCGCATCCTCATCGAGATGAATCATCTCGATCCGGCGATGCAGGCGTTGCGGCAGGCGACGACGCTCGATCCCAACGGCGGCGATGCCCACTACTACGCCGGGCTCATCTATCAGCGCTGGTCGGATCTCGCCAACGCGGTGGAAGAGTACCAGGCCGCCCTGCGCACCAATCCGACGAATGCCGATTACATGCTCGCGTCGCTCGAGACGCTGATTTCCATGCGCCGGCTGGACGAAGCGGAGGCCCTCATCGAGTCGTCTCGCCCGCACTTCGAAAACAACGCCGCGGTTCGGCGCTCGCAGGGCCACCTGGCGATGCTGCGCGACCAGCCGGTGCTGGCCGCCGAGCACTTCCAGAAGGCGCTCCTCCTGAATCCCGATGACAAGAGCATCATTGAAGTGCTCATCCTCGCCTACATGAAGGCGGGCAACTTCGCCAAGGCCGAGTACTACCTGGATCAACTCTTCCGCGAATCCGAATTCGCACAGAGGCCCGACCTGCGGCATCTCAAGGCCCTGTGCCTCGCCGCCAATGACCGGCTCGTCGAAGCCCGTTCCGTCTACCTGAAACTCGTCGATGACGATCCGAGCGATCCGCAGATCTGGTTCGAACTCGGCAGCGTCGCGTTCAAACTCGGCGACATGCGCCGCGTGCAGAACGTCGTGAGCCGCACGATGGCCGTGTGGCCGAACCGGTTCGAAAGTTACATGCTCCGCGGGATGGTCCTCGAGCACGAGAATCGACTCGACGAGGCGATCACGAATTACCAGAAGGCGTGCAGTCTGCGGCCGCAGCACGAAGAGCCGTATCTCCTTCTGGGCCTGGCGCTCCAGGCCAAGGGTCTCGACGCCGAGGCAGGCAAGGCCTTTCAGATGGCGCGCATGGTCGCCCCCAAGAGCGAGCGGGCTCAGAGCCTCGTGACACTCGCGGGCGTTGAAACTGACGCGAACCTCGATGAGTCGCCAAATCGCTGA
- the pilO gene encoding type 4a pilus biogenesis protein PilO, translated as MNEMISRIKYGGILLAVTGAAYFTLVRPAYNTRATVLAEVKALTSRVALADEDFASRDRARRRLASLQSRLDQETKAIPESSDVAGVISGISTDIRYLGLSGQKLDRGKDTAVGSTASSGLMIETTGQFDVVIDLLRRVEALPRLVRISSLTAQNLDHNSGVVKATIGLDVYYRIAGETAAAPTKP; from the coding sequence ATGAATGAGATGATCAGCCGCATCAAGTACGGCGGTATTCTGCTGGCGGTCACGGGCGCGGCGTACTTCACGCTCGTCCGGCCGGCCTACAACACGCGGGCAACGGTGCTCGCGGAGGTCAAGGCGCTCACCAGCCGCGTGGCCCTCGCGGATGAAGACTTTGCCAGCCGCGATCGGGCCCGGCGGCGGCTGGCTTCGCTTCAGTCCCGACTCGACCAGGAAACCAAGGCGATTCCTGAGTCCAGCGACGTCGCCGGCGTCATCAGCGGGATTTCCACTGATATCCGGTACCTCGGCCTGAGCGGCCAGAAGCTCGACCGCGGCAAGGACACCGCCGTCGGCTCCACGGCCAGCAGTGGGCTGATGATCGAAACGACGGGTCAGTTCGACGTCGTGATCGATCTGCTCCGCCGCGTCGAGGCGCTGCCGAGGCTCGTGCGCATCAGTTCGCTCACGGCACAGAACCTGGACCACAACTCCGGTGTGGTCAAGGCGACCATCGGGCTGGACGTCTACTACCGCATCGCCGGCGAAACGGCTGCAGCGCCCACCAAGCCGTGA